The DNA segment CGTCTAAGCCACAGCGTGATTTAAACCACTGCCTATCCTTATCAACAATACTGACTAAAGCGATAGGCACGTTAAAAGTACGCTGCGCTAAGCGGGCAATACGATCAAAGCGCTCGTCAGCCTTAGTGTCGAGTATATTATGCGCAACTAAATCCAGTAAGCGCTGCGCTTCGTTGTCAGGAGAATCTGGCGTTTTCATGGGCTATCCCTATTTATCAATAATGGCCCTGGTGGCCTTGAGACACAATCAACGTCCAATAACTATAAACTATAAGCCCGTATTCGCCACCGCCTTGCATGTGCTTTTAAAGCTACATTTAGTACAATCACCGCCCTTGTTATCAACAGCCATCACTAAGGATGCTTTGTGAACGTACTTTTCATTATCGCTCAATATCTTACCCCCCAACATTTACTGTCTCGCTTGGTAGGTAATATCGCCGACTGCGAATGGCCTTGGGTAAAAAACACCTTTATTACTCGCTTTATCAGCCATTACGGAGTGAATATGAGTGAGGCCGCCGACCCCGAGCCGCTCAATTACAAAAACTTTAATGCTTTTTTTACCCGCGCCCTAGCCCCTGATGCCCGCCCCATCGTTGCCGGTGACAACAGCATCGCCTGCCCAGCCGATGGCTCCATTAGCCAGCTAGGCGATATTGAAAATGGCCGTATTTTTCAGGCCAAGGGTCAAAGCTATAGCTTGCTAGAGCTATTAGGCGGTGATGTAGAAACGGCCCAGCCCTTTGAGGGCGGTAAATTCGCTACGGTTTACCTATCCCCCAAGGATTACCACCGCGTGCATATGCCCATGGCCGGCACGCTTAGGTCCATGACTTACGTACCCGGTGATTTATTCTCGGTTAACGGCACCACCGCCGATAACGTTCCGCGCCTATTTGCCCGCAACGAACGTGCTGTATGCATCTTCGACACCGAAATAGGCCCCATGGCCGTTGTGTTAGTGGGCGCCATGATAGTGGCTGGTATAGAAACAACTTGGGCCGGCCAAGTTGCACCGCTTAAGCGCCAAATTCAAACCCATAACTATCAACAAGACAGCCAGCAACAGAGCATACGTCTAGAAAAAGGCCAAGAGATGGGCCGCTTTAAGCTAGGCTCTACCGCGATTGTTATCTTCCCGAAAGGTGTGATGGAGTGGGATGATAAATTCTCAGCGGAATACCCTACCGTGATGGGCGAGCTGTTCGGCGAAATCACCCCAGCGTAAAAGCTACGCAATTTAGGTAGTTATCTTGGCTGAACTCAGCGACCTGCAATACGGGCTTATTGCCCTTAGCTTTATTTGGAGCGGCTTTGTACGC comes from the Dasania marina DSM 21967 genome and includes:
- the asd gene encoding archaetidylserine decarboxylase (Phosphatidylserine decarboxylase is synthesized as a single chain precursor. Generation of the pyruvoyl active site from a Ser is coupled to cleavage of a Gly-Ser bond between the larger (beta) and smaller (alpha chains). It is an integral membrane protein.), which produces MNVLFIIAQYLTPQHLLSRLVGNIADCEWPWVKNTFITRFISHYGVNMSEAADPEPLNYKNFNAFFTRALAPDARPIVAGDNSIACPADGSISQLGDIENGRIFQAKGQSYSLLELLGGDVETAQPFEGGKFATVYLSPKDYHRVHMPMAGTLRSMTYVPGDLFSVNGTTADNVPRLFARNERAVCIFDTEIGPMAVVLVGAMIVAGIETTWAGQVAPLKRQIQTHNYQQDSQQQSIRLEKGQEMGRFKLGSTAIVIFPKGVMEWDDKFSAEYPTVMGELFGEITPA